A region from the Acinetobacter lwoffii genome encodes:
- a CDS encoding ParA family protein, which yields MSAKIITVANHKGGCGKTTTVVHLASELANLGNKVLVIDLDPQANASLHIGIQHPSEIVVTTAELLVGDISLLADALQEETNFEKVSLIYGSLNLGKTEDQLKEEAPRPSEELNIKLELLKDLYDFILIDCPPSLKLLTSNALASSTHVIIPIESGSQYGLYGVTDLLNHLEKIKRINPDLELLGALLIKHDERQNVCKLIRNEALKQVGKLLETTIPQSTKVNQAAILQQSLLNVEKNSKVRKAFESLANEIVAKV from the coding sequence ATGTCTGCAAAAATTATTACTGTTGCTAATCATAAAGGCGGATGTGGCAAAACAACGACTGTTGTGCACCTAGCCTCAGAACTTGCCAATCTGGGCAACAAGGTTTTAGTCATTGATTTAGATCCTCAAGCAAACGCAAGTTTACACATTGGGATCCAACATCCAAGCGAAATTGTTGTGACTACAGCAGAATTACTAGTGGGCGATATTTCGTTGTTGGCAGATGCATTACAAGAAGAAACGAACTTTGAAAAAGTATCATTAATTTATGGTTCCTTGAATTTAGGAAAAACTGAAGACCAACTAAAAGAAGAAGCTCCCCGTCCTTCTGAAGAGTTAAATATCAAGTTAGAACTGTTAAAAGATCTTTATGATTTTATATTGATCGACTGTCCACCTAGTCTTAAATTATTAACCAGCAATGCCCTGGCATCTTCAACACATGTCATTATTCCTATCGAATCCGGATCACAATATGGATTGTATGGGGTAACAGATCTTTTAAATCATCTTGAAAAGATCAAACGTATTAATCCAGATTTAGAGCTTTTAGGCGCTTTACTAATTAAGCATGATGAACGTCAGAATGTCTGTAAGCTGATTCGGAATGAAGCCTTAAAACAGGTAGGAAAACTTTTAGAGACCACCATTCCTCAAAGTACTAAAGTTAATCAAGCAGCGATTCTGCAACAATCACTTTTGAATGTAGAAAAAAATTCAAAAGTACGTAAGGCTTTTGAAAGCCTTGCCAATGAAATTGTAGCTAAAGTTTAA
- a CDS encoding ParB/RepB/Spo0J family partition protein, with translation MASTKELLAQKLKQNTEKHQQAQKDNIRELKEFRRNVPIEDISRSPNQPRKLFEESQLKELADSINEVGLLQPITVRKLDNLKYELIAGERRLRAHHLLGKSVIEAIIIDANNVEASLLTLAENLKRQDLTDYEIFIGLNSLDEKLKKNKQRLANSLGLNREDMYKYLAYEKLPQVILNDLDVEPGLLGRTAATAFKKFLSDHIEQLSEAEKALLGAWEKVKDKKLEQSKVTAYAEKILSQDPGKLTTTSVVRKIEYAGKIAGNIKLNQKQLKVSLNISEIDEASLLQLEDFLKQLIQKSEKV, from the coding sequence ATGGCAAGCACCAAAGAGCTTTTAGCTCAGAAACTGAAACAGAATACAGAAAAACATCAGCAAGCACAGAAAGACAATATTAGAGAGCTGAAAGAGTTTAGACGTAATGTTCCTATTGAGGATATTAGCCGCAGTCCAAACCAGCCGCGTAAATTATTTGAAGAGTCACAATTAAAAGAACTGGCGGATTCCATTAATGAAGTCGGTCTGTTGCAGCCCATTACAGTACGTAAACTTGATAATCTGAAATATGAACTCATTGCAGGCGAGCGGCGCTTACGGGCGCACCATTTACTCGGCAAGTCTGTGATTGAAGCGATTATCATTGATGCGAATAATGTAGAAGCATCTTTGTTAACCTTAGCAGAGAATTTAAAGCGTCAGGACCTGACAGATTATGAAATTTTTATTGGCCTGAACTCACTTGATGAGAAGTTAAAGAAAAACAAGCAACGTTTAGCCAATTCACTGGGTTTAAATCGCGAAGATATGTACAAGTATTTAGCATACGAAAAACTGCCTCAAGTAATTTTAAATGACCTTGATGTGGAACCAGGCCTACTAGGTCGTACTGCTGCAACTGCATTCAAAAAATTTCTGTCGGATCATATAGAGCAACTTTCTGAGGCCGAAAAGGCTTTGCTAGGGGCTTGGGAAAAAGTAAAAGACAAAAAACTAGAGCAAAGTAAAGTTACTGCCTATGCTGAAAAAATATTGAGTCAGGATCCAGGAAAACTGACCACAACATCTGTGGTTAGAAAAATTGAATATGCAGGTAAGATTGCGGGGAATATCAAACTCAATCAAAAACAGCTTAAGGTTTCTCTGAATATCTCGGAAATTGACGAAGCTAGTCTCTTACAACTAGAAGATTTTTTAAAACAGCTTATTCAGAAAAGTGAAAAAGTGTAG